The genomic stretch GCGGGACGTACAGATACTCCAGGGAAATCCCCGTCAAGTTTGGGGTTAATCTTGTGGGGGCTTCCCTTCAGTCGGAGACGGTAAAGCTCGGGGAAGAAAACAGAGCCTATCTAACCCTCCTTTCGGAGAGGAACGTTAACCTGAATCTCACCGTGGAAACGTACAGGAACGGGACTTTGGTCGCAAGAACCGTTGAGCCCACAGTGATCAAGGGCGGTACAAACGTCCTTGAGGTGAACCTTCCAACCAACGTATCCGGAGAGCTGACGTCCCTCATAGAGCTGACATTTGATGGGAGGATTATAGGGGAGAGCAACGTCTCGTACAAGGTTCTTGCACCACCCTTCATAAAAAACGTGACTTACGAGAGGGTCACCACTGATGAGGTCGTCTTCAGAATAGTCATTGACAACCCGAACTATGAACCCTTGGAGGGGCAGCTTTCTTACAGAATAGTGGCCAATGGGAGTGTTCTTTACAAGGACTCTTTGGGGAGCACGATAAGGCCCGGAGTCAACGAGGTCTCCCTGAGGTTCAAGCTCCCGATGAAACAGATCGTCGGGTATGAATTTACCCTCAGCGCGATGGGCGAAACCAGCGTTTCCAGAGGTGAGCTGTATCTGGAGCCTCCCGCCCCACCAACGACGACCACACCAACCACCACAACTGCGTCGAACACCACGACAACGACCCCCGCCGGAACGTCAGCCGGGCTCTGGCTTGGCGTTCTTGTAGTGGTGTTCCTCCTGCTGGTTGCCGGGGCGTTCTACTACACCCGTGAGGGCGGAAAATCCAGGAAACGCACCCGTCCCAAACCCAAGAGGCGCTCGCCCCTTGGTAGATTCAAGAGGCCGAAGGAGCCCAAATTCCGGGAGAACAAGGAACTCCCGAAGAAGTGAATACCAAACTTTTTTATCCATCTTTTCTCTACTCCCTTCAGGTGAGGGGGTCGGGGGCTCTCGGGGCACTCCCGAGGAAGTTCCGCCCACCGCACCGGGGCCGCGGTGCCGCAAGGCACCTCCCGAGAGGGAGGGCAACGGCGCAGAAACGACACGGCCCCCGGGAGATGTGGATGACGCGTGCGAAGGGCCCGGCGACGGGCACCGAGTTAACCCGCGGACAATCCCGGGGGATGCGGTGAAACGGCCGTCCCGCGGGGTGCAAGGCCGAGGGAGGGGCGATGAGTTCCCGGTGGGAGCCCCGTGGTAGGCCGCTCAGTCGAATGTCCCCTTGAGACAGAAGGCGGGCTACGACCCCCTCACCTTAACATCCAGCAGGGATGCCAGAAGTATCAGCGCTCCTCCGAGTGCCGTTCTGATTCCCGGAACTTCTCCGAATATCAGGAACGCGTAGACCACCGCGCTCATGGGGTCAAGGTAGCTCAGAAGGGCCGCCTCGTTGACCTCAACTTCCTTCAGCCCATCCATGTACAGGAAGAGTGCCAGTACGGTGTGCACGGCCACAAGAACCAGAACCGCCCACCAGACGGGCTCTCCAACGCCCGATGCGGCAATGAACGGTGCTAATACGACTGATGCTATGGCAAGCTGGAGGAATGTGAGGGTTTTTCCATCCACGTCGCGCAGAAATCGTCCCAGGTTTGGAATCAGCGAATAGAAAAAAGCCGCTATCGCTGCCAGCAGGATTCCAACAAAGTCCCTGTTCCCTAGGTCGACCTTCTGCCCGCTCATTATCAGGATGAGCCCGGCAAATGCCATTCCTATCAGGAGCCACCTTTTCAGGGTCAGCCTCTCCCCGAGGAATCTCCACGAGATTAGGGTCGCTATTATCGGGGCCATATAATAGACGAGGACCGCGTTTGCTATGGTGGTGTAGTTGAAGGCGGTGAAGAGGAATACCCAGTTTAAGGCCAGGGCGACTCCCAGGGCGAGCAGGGGCTTCCATTTGGCCTTCACAAGTGAAGGAAGCGTTGAGACCCATCCCCTGCTGCCCGTCAGGATGGGCAACAGCAGGATGGCCCCGAGTGACACCCTGAAGAACGCAACCCCTAACCCCGACAGGTTTGAGAAGCGGGCGAATATTCCAACACTTCCCCAGATAAGCATTGAAACAGTGATTTTCAGTCTTCCGTTCACATCTCATCCCCGTGCTCTTCCAGCCATTCCTCGTAGGCTTCCCTGACCTCTTCCTTCCTGAACCCAGGTACCGCGTCCCTGAATGGGTTGAACCTTTCGAGCTTCCTTTCATCCGAGCCGATGTACGTCGCCACGAGACCCACCTTGGAATGCAGGCTTGAGGGCAGGCGGAGGATCCTTTTGACATCGACCGTAACGCGGCCGTCGAAGTAGGCCTTTGAGAAGGTGCTTGATGAGTTCAGAAGAATCATCAATCCGCTTTTGTGTATTCCTTTTTTTGGAGGTCTTCTGAGGGAGGATGGAAATGCAATATTGGGAGATTTTGCATTTAGAACAAAGTCGTTGTATATCTTGTCCCTATTTTCGAGCACATCTTTTATCTGCCTCTCACTTAACCCAAAATTCCTTAAGTGATTCTCGGATACCCTTTTCAGGAAATATCCGAATCTAGCTCTGAACACCCGGTAATACCCAGAGGACAACATTATTTTATTGCTTTGAACGTCCTTCTTGTAATCAAGCTCTTCCGCAGCACTTACATACGCCAGTATCCTCTCCCTGGCCTTTCCATCGAGGGCAAGTGCCCAGTCATCGAGAACTCTTATATGGTAGCCTCTCCCGGAATAAACGACGTGAACGTTCTCAAATCCGAAATCTTCCTTCAGGACTACAAGGGTATCCCTTGCTAGCTCCTTTGCGTCCTCCAGGCATATCGGACACACCTGCCCGTGCTCATGGATGTGCGAGCATCTCCTCAGGGGCAGGTCCTTCGCGTCTATGTCGAAGACCAGCTCCGCCCCGAGCCAGCCACCCATGCTTTTCGGCTCCTCGTAGAGCGCAACGCTTGAGTATATCGCGTATGGGGCCGTTGCCCTCA from Thermococcus sp. encodes the following:
- a CDS encoding DMT family transporter, encoding MNGRLKITVSMLIWGSVGIFARFSNLSGLGVAFFRVSLGAILLLPILTGSRGWVSTLPSLVKAKWKPLLALGVALALNWVFLFTAFNYTTIANAVLVYYMAPIIATLISWRFLGERLTLKRWLLIGMAFAGLILIMSGQKVDLGNRDFVGILLAAIAAFFYSLIPNLGRFLRDVDGKTLTFLQLAIASVVLAPFIAASGVGEPVWWAVLVLVAVHTVLALFLYMDGLKEVEVNEAALLSYLDPMSAVVYAFLIFGEVPGIRTALGGALILLASLLDVKVRGS
- a CDS encoding DNA primase small subunit PriS, whose protein sequence is RATAPYAIYSSVALYEEPKSMGGWLGAELVFDIDAKDLPLRRCSHIHEHGQVCPICLEDAKELARDTLVVLKEDFGFENVHVVYSGRGYHIRVLDDWALALDGKARERILAYVSAAEELDYKKDVQSNKIMLSSGYYRVFRARFGYFLKRVSENHLRNFGLSERQIKDVLENRDKIYNDFVLNAKSPNIAFPSSLRRPPKKGIHKSGLMILLNSSSTFSKAYFDGRVTVDVKRILRLPSSLHSKVGLVATYIGSDERKLERFNPFRDAVPGFRKEEVREAYEEWLEEHGDEM